One segment of Mycolicibacterium sp. YH-1 DNA contains the following:
- a CDS encoding (2,3-dihydroxybenzoyl)adenylate synthase: MSTGSQRGQRDLGQGFVPFPDHRAEEYRSAGYWRGRALESILRDAATQWPDKPAVIDATGSHTFAELDAVADRMAAALAARGIAPGDRVLLQLPNTREFAVAAFALLRAGVVPVLCLPGHRSAELGHFAEVSGAVGLVIPDVVGGFDYREMAGQLRDAHPDLRRVFVHGEPGSFESWSALADFEDPGPPSFTVDTSEPAVLLVSGGTTGLPKLIPRTHDDYVYNAVASAQACEMVHDDVYLVVLPAGHNFPFACPGLLGAMTVGASSVFTADPSPESAFALIDKHGVTITGMVNALAKLWTQACDWEPVLPTTLRLVQVGGSRLSPDEARYIYDGLTTGLQQIFGMAEGMLQFTRPGDPVEVVANTQGRPMSPHDELRVVDESGVEVAPGEEGELLVRGPYTLNGYYRADEANARSFSPDGFYRSGDRVRIFADGPLAGNIEVVGRIKDVIHRGGETVSATDLEDHLHTHPAIYAAAAVALPDDYLGEKICAAVVFRGPQISLAELNAFLDERGASAHARPDMLVPMPSLPMTAVGKVDKKSLVAAISAR, translated from the coding sequence ATGAGCACCGGATCTCAACGTGGGCAACGTGACCTCGGCCAGGGTTTCGTGCCGTTTCCCGACCACCGCGCCGAGGAATACCGAAGCGCCGGCTACTGGCGGGGACGGGCCCTGGAGAGCATCCTGCGCGACGCGGCGACCCAGTGGCCGGACAAGCCCGCTGTGATCGATGCGACTGGTAGCCATACGTTTGCCGAACTCGACGCGGTGGCCGATCGAATGGCCGCCGCGCTGGCCGCCCGTGGCATCGCACCGGGCGACCGCGTGCTCCTGCAGCTGCCCAACACCCGGGAGTTCGCGGTGGCGGCGTTCGCGCTGCTGCGGGCCGGCGTGGTCCCGGTCTTGTGCCTGCCCGGCCACCGTTCGGCGGAGTTGGGCCACTTCGCCGAGGTGAGCGGCGCCGTCGGTCTGGTGATCCCCGACGTGGTGGGCGGCTTCGACTACCGCGAGATGGCCGGTCAGCTCCGGGACGCACACCCCGATCTGCGCCGCGTGTTCGTGCACGGCGAGCCCGGCTCCTTCGAATCCTGGTCCGCACTCGCAGATTTCGAGGATCCGGGCCCTCCCTCCTTCACGGTCGACACCAGCGAGCCCGCGGTGCTGCTGGTATCGGGCGGCACGACGGGGCTGCCCAAGCTGATCCCCCGCACCCACGACGACTACGTCTACAACGCGGTGGCCAGTGCGCAGGCCTGCGAGATGGTCCATGACGACGTCTATCTGGTGGTGTTGCCTGCCGGGCACAACTTCCCCTTCGCCTGCCCCGGCCTGCTCGGAGCCATGACCGTCGGAGCGTCCTCGGTGTTCACCGCCGATCCCAGCCCCGAGTCGGCGTTCGCCCTGATCGACAAGCACGGCGTCACCATCACCGGCATGGTCAACGCCCTGGCCAAGCTGTGGACACAGGCGTGCGACTGGGAGCCCGTGCTGCCGACCACACTGCGGCTGGTCCAGGTGGGCGGGTCGCGACTCTCCCCCGATGAGGCCCGCTACATATATGACGGCCTGACCACGGGACTGCAGCAGATCTTCGGCATGGCCGAGGGCATGCTGCAGTTCACCCGGCCCGGCGACCCCGTCGAGGTGGTGGCCAACACTCAGGGCCGGCCGATGTCCCCGCACGACGAGCTGCGCGTGGTCGATGAGTCAGGTGTCGAGGTGGCACCCGGCGAGGAGGGCGAACTGCTGGTCCGCGGGCCCTACACCCTCAACGGGTACTACCGTGCCGACGAGGCGAACGCCCGCTCCTTCTCCCCCGACGGCTTCTACCGATCGGGTGACCGGGTACGCATCTTCGCCGACGGCCCGCTGGCCGGCAACATCGAGGTCGTCGGCCGGATCAAGGACGTCATACACCGCGGCGGTGAGACGGTGTCGGCCACCGACCTCGAGGATCACCTGCACACGCACCCCGCGATCTACGCGGCTGCCGCAGTCGCACTTCCCGACGACTACCTCGGCGAGAAGATCTGCGCCGCAGTCGTCTTCAGGGGGCCTCAGATATCGCTCGCCGAACTCAACGCCTTCCTCGACGAGCGCGGCGCCTCGGCGCACGCACGGCCCGACATGCTGGTACCGATGCCGTCGCTGCCGATGACCGCCGTCGGCAAGGTCGACAAGAAGAGTCTCGTGGCCGCGATTTCGGCGCGATAA
- a CDS encoding nucleotidyltransferase domain-containing protein — protein MADNFIADIADRLVRLPGVEAVALGGSRAQGTHRPDSDWDLGLYYRGHFDPDDLRAVGWTGEVFDVGAWGGGIFNGGAWLQVDGQSVDVIYRDLDVVEHEMGEAQAGRFHVEPLLFHLAGIPSYLVVAELAINRVLRGELPDPLQKPAYPDALRKHAPGVWWADAELVFGHARNACAPQGRVAQSTGLLIQAAMKSAHSVLAARGEWITNEKTLLARAGLGAIDDVVAGLDAEPAALRAAVERAHGLCEAALRG, from the coding sequence ATGGCAGACAACTTCATCGCCGATATCGCCGACCGCCTGGTCCGGCTGCCCGGCGTGGAGGCGGTTGCCCTCGGCGGGTCCCGAGCGCAGGGCACCCATCGGCCCGACAGCGACTGGGACCTCGGCCTGTACTACCGCGGCCACTTCGATCCGGACGACCTGCGAGCCGTCGGCTGGACGGGTGAGGTGTTCGACGTCGGCGCCTGGGGCGGCGGGATTTTCAACGGCGGCGCGTGGCTTCAGGTCGACGGCCAGTCCGTCGATGTGATCTACCGCGACCTCGACGTCGTCGAGCACGAAATGGGCGAGGCGCAGGCCGGCCGGTTCCATGTCGAGCCGCTGCTGTTTCACCTCGCGGGCATCCCGTCGTACCTCGTGGTCGCCGAACTCGCTATCAATCGCGTGCTGCGCGGCGAACTCCCGGATCCGTTGCAGAAGCCGGCCTATCCCGACGCACTGCGGAAGCATGCGCCTGGCGTCTGGTGGGCGGACGCTGAGTTGGTGTTCGGGCATGCCCGCAACGCGTGCGCTCCGCAGGGACGCGTGGCGCAGTCCACTGGATTGCTGATCCAGGCGGCGATGAAGAGCGCACATTCAGTGCTCGCGGCGCGGGGCGAGTGGATCACCAACGAGAAGACCCTGCTGGCGCGCGCGGGCCTCGGCGCGATCGACGATGTGGTTGCGGGCCTGGACGCCGAGCCCGCGGCACTGCGCGCCGCCGTGGAACGGGCCCACGGCCTGTGCGAGGCGGCCCTGCGCGGCTGA